Genomic segment of Streptomyces longhuiensis:
GCTGCACGGCGCCCGCGCCCTGCAACGCGGCCACCTCCTCGAACACCTCTACCGCGAGGTGCGGGCCCCCCGCATCTACGAAGGGGCGAGCGAGGTCCAACGCGCCATCATCGCAAAGGAGTTGTACGCGTGAGCGGCATCGAGCGGATCAACCCACCCGAACTCTCCCCGCCCACCGGTTTCTCGCACGCCGTCACCGCCACCGGCGGCCGCCTCGTCTTCCTCGCCGGCCAGACCGCCCTCGACGCGGACGGCAAGATCACCGGTGACACGCTCCCGGAGCAGTTCGCGCGCGCCCTGACCAACCTCCTCACCGCCCTGCGCCACGCGGGAGGCACCCCCGACACGCTCGCCCGCGTCACCGTCTACGCCACCGACATCGCCGACTACCGCACCCACGCCCGCGAACTCGGCCGAATCTGGCGTGAGTCGGCGGGCCGCGACTACCCGGCGATGGCGGTGATCGGCACGACCCGGCTGTGGGACGAGCAGGCTCTGGTGGAACTGGACGGCCTGGCGGTCCTGCCGGACTAGGCCGGAGTCCATCGGCCCGGGGGCCGACCGACCCCGGCGTCGGGCCCACACAGCACGCCCGCACCCGATGTGAGGGGCCGGCCGGCTACTCCTGCGGCAGGATCACCGCGCGTCCACGCACGGTCCCGTCGTGCAGCCGCCGGTAGGCGGTGGGCGCGCTGTCGATGCCGTACGTCTCCACGTGCACGGAGACGACCCCGGCCCGCGCCAGGTCGAGCACCTCCATCAGCTCGCTGCGGCTGCCCCAGTACGGCGCGGTCACCGACGCCTCGTACGGTGTGGTGCCGAAGCCGACCGCGAGGCTGCCGCCGCCGAGGCCGACGATGGTGACATCGCCCTCGACCGCCACGCAGCCGCCCGCCGTGGCCACCGTGGGCGCGGCCCCGACGAAGTCGAAGACCGCCTCGGCGCCCCTGCCGCCGGTCAACTCCCTGACGACGGACACGGACTCGGCGTCCGACAGGATCGCCTCATGGGCGCCCACCTCACGGGCGAGCGCCAGCTTCTCCTCGTTCACGTCGAGCGCGATCACCCAGGCCGGGGACAGCGCGCGCAGGAGCTGGATCGCGACGTGCCCGAGCCCGCCCGTGCCGATCACGACGGCCGCCGACCCCGGCACCAGCTTCGGCAGCGACCGCTTGATCGCGTGGTACGGCGTCAGACCGGCGTCGGTCAGCGGCACCGCCTGCACCGGGTCGAGGCCGCCGAGCGGGACGAGATGGCGGGGGCTGTCCACGACCATGTACTCGGCCATGGCGCCGGGCGCGCCGAGGCCGGGCGGGTAGATGCCGAGTTCCTTGGCGCGCAGACAGTAATTCTCTTTGCCCTCCGCGCACTTGGCGCAGGTGCCGCAGCCCCACGGCCCGTAGACGGCGACCTCGTCGCCGGCCTCGACGGCCGTCACCCCGTCACCCACCGCCGCGACCGTGCCGACGCCCTCGTGGCCCAGCGTGAGCGGCAGGGGGAAGCCCAGCTGCTCGGCGGGCCAGCTCATCACGGCGATGTCGGAGTGGCAGACACCGGCCGCAGTCATCCGCAGCAGCACCTGGCCGGGACCGGCGGCGGGTACGGGGATCTGCACGACTTCGGGAGCGGCACCCACCGTGCGGTACTGGACGGCCTTCATCAGCTCGGTCATCGTGCGTTCCTCCCGGGAGCGGTGCGGGGGCCCGGCGGCCGCCCTCCCCGGGATCCATGTCACCGGGCGGCGGCCGTCACACCCGCAGACCGGCTCAGTGGTCCATGTGCGCCGCGATGTCCTCCGCGCACGCGCGCAGGGCCGGGACGTGCGCGCGCAGCTCGTCGGCGCCGGTCAGGGCGACGGCCGCGCCGAGCGAGACGGCCAGACGCGGCGCCTGTCCGTGCGGCGGGGGCACGGCGACGGCGATCGACCGGACACCGACCTCGTTCTCCTCGTCGACCTCGGCCCAGCCGCGCTCGCGCACGGCGTCGAGCTCCTCGCGGACCGCCGCCGGATCGGTCACCGTGCGGGCGGTGACCGCGCTCAGGTCGGCCGCGAGCAACTCGTCGCGCTCCCGCTCGGGCAGGCCCGCGACGAGGACCTTGCCGAGCGAGGTCGCGTGCCAGGCGTTACGGGTGCCCTCCGCGCTGCGCAGCTGAAGGTGCTGCGTGCCCTGCGCAGTGAGGACGAGCAGCACGTCCGTGTCGTGGAGGATGCCCGCGATGGCGGGCAGGCCCGTGCGGTCGGCGAGCCTGCGCATCGGCGCCGCCGCCGCGGAGTAGCCGGCCGGTGAGCGCTGGAAGCCCCGCGACAGTTCGAGCACCCTGGCCCCCAGCGCGTAGCGCCGGGTGTCCTCGTCGTACGCCACGAACCGTTCGGCGGCGAGCCGGCCGAGGAGCCGGTGGGCGCTGCTGACCGGGAGCGCCGCGGCGCGGGCCGCGGCACTCACCCCCAGGCCCGCGGGATGGTCGGCCAGCACGGTGAGGAGTCGCAGGCCCCGGCCGAGCATGTCGTCGCCGGACGTCGTGGTCACGCTGCTCGTCTCCCGTGTGCTGCGCCCGTACGCCGGGACCGGTCCCCGGCGCACTCAGGCGGTGGTGGCAGCGGTGGGCTGCCGGTTCACCGTACCCGGGCGGGGACCGGACGGACGGGGCTCGCGCACCGCCAGCATCAGCGCGGCCGAGACCAGCGCGCCCGCCGCCATGAACGCGAAGGCCCCCGCGTCCCCGAGCGAGGTGCCGCGTACCCAGCCCACGAGATACGTCCCGGCGAACGAGCCGAGCGCGCCGAACGAGTTGACGAGCGCCACCGCCGCGCCCGAGACGCCCGCCGGGGCGAGCGTGGAGACGAGCGCGAAGTACGGGCCGTAGGGCGCGTACAGACACAGGCCCGCCACCACGAGCAGCGCGAGCGCCACGGGGAAGTGGGACCCGGCCGCGTACGAGCCGAACAGGGCGAGGCCGCCGACGCCGAGCCAGGGCCACACGGCCGCCTTGCGCCGCCCGCTGCGGTCGGACAGGCGCGAGTTGAGCAGCATCGCGACGACCGCGAAGGCGTACGGCACGGCGGTCAGCAGACCGGTGGCGCCGATGCCCTCGCCCGAGCCCTTCTTCACGATCGACGGCAGCCAGAAGATGAAGCCGTACATGCCGAACGACCAGAAGAAGTACTGCACGGCCATCAGCAGCACGGGGCGCGAGCGCAGGACCCTGCCGTACTCCTCGCGCAGGTTCCCGGAGGCGGCGGGCACGGAGGCGCGGTCCTCGCGCAGGACTTCCAGCTCGGCCGGGGCGACCCACCCGGCGTCCTCGGGGCGGTCCTTGATGAGCCGCAGACAGAACAGGCCCCAGACGACCGAGGGCACACCCTCGACGATGAACATCACGCGCCAGTCCGTCACCGACACCAGCCAGCCCGACAGGGCGGACAGCCACATCACGGTGACCGGATTGCCCAGGATGAGCAGGGTGTTGGCGCGGCCGCGCTCGCCGTGCGTGAACCAGCGGCTGAGCAGCATCACCATCGACGGCAGCACCGCGCCCTCGACGACACCGAGCGCGAACCGCACGGCGATCAGCTGCCCGGGGCTGCTCAACAGGCCCTGTACCACGGCGAGCAGCCCCCACAGCACCGTCGACCAGGCGACGAGCCGGCGCGCGCTGCGCTGCTCGGCGTAGATCGTGCCGGGGATCTGGAAGAAGAAGTAGCCGAGGAAGAACGACGCGGCGATCAGCGAGTCGAGGCCCGCGGACAGATGCAGCTCGTCGGCCATGCCGCCGGCGGAGGCGATCGCGTAGTTCGACTTGTCGAGATAGGCGAGCGAGTACGTGATGAACGCGACCGGTATCAGGTGCCGGGCGCGGGTCGAGCTCCAGAAGCCGCCGGTGGACGGCCGGGAGGGCGACGGCGCTGTCATCCCTTGACCCCCTGTTTTCCGTGAGGTGGAAAGTGTTTCACTGGGCGGGAAGACGTTACGAGGGAGCGGTGGCCGGGTCAATGGGTCGCCGCATGCCACGACGGCAAGCAAGCCGAAGGAGAGATCCGCGATGACCGATACCGACGTGCTCGTCCCCTGGTCGCAGCTCGACCAGCGCCACGGCCCCTGGCCCGACGGCGTCCGCGTCCACGTGTGGGACGGCGTGACGCCCGCGTCCGAACTCCCGCAAGACGTCCTGGACGCCGTGGAGTTCTGGGTCATGCCCTACGCGGTCCCCGACGCGGACCGGCTGCTGCCCCGGCTCCCGCGCCTGCGCGCCGTCCAGTGCCTCAGCGCCGGAGTCGAGAAGCTCCAGCCGCGGCTGCCCGAGGACGTCACCCTGCACAACGGCCGCGGCCTGCACGACGCCTCCACCGCGGAGCACGCCCTCGGCCTCATCCTCGCGGCCCAGCGCGAACTGCCCCGCTGGGCCGCCGACCAGGTGGCCGGCCGCTGGGACCCGCACTTCACGCGCTCGCTCGCCGACAGCCGCGTCGCGATCGTCGGCCACGGCTCGATCGGCTCGGCCCTGGAGACCCGGCTCCTCGCCTGCGAGGCCGAGGTCGTCCGCGTCGCCCGGCGCGCCCGCCCCGACGAGCGGGTCCACGCGATCGCCGACCTGCCCGCACTGCTCCCCGGCCTCGACATCGTGGTCCTCGTCCTGCCCGAGAACCCGGCCACGGTCGGCCTGTTCGGCCCGAAGGAAATGGCCGCACTGCCGGACGGCGCCCTCGTCGTCAACGTCGGCCGCGGCCGCACCCTCGACACCGAAGCTCTGCTCGCCGAGACCGTCACGGGCCGGCTGCGCGCCGCCCTCGACGTCACCGACCCTGAGCCCCTCCCGGCGGACCACGCGCTGCGTCACGCCCCCGGCGTCCTCATCACCCCGCACGTGGCCGGCGGCTCGGCGGCCTTCCGCCCGCGCGCCGAGCGCCTGATCGTGGAGCAGATACGCCGATGGGCCGCGGAAGAGGAACTGCTCAACCCCTTCCCGCGGCCCTGAACGACGCCGATCGCGTCAGATGTCCCGGAACGTCTCGATCTGTGCGCCAACGGAGTTGAGCCGCTCGGCCAGGTCCTCGTAGCCGCGGTTGATCACGTAGACGTTGCGCAGTACGGACGTGCCCTCGGCGGCCATCATCGCGAGGAGCACGACGACGGCGGGGCGCAGTGCGGGCGGGCACATCATCTCGGCGGCGCGCCAGCGCGTCGGGCCCTCGACGAGGACGCGGTGCGGGTCGAGCAGCTGGAGGCGCCCGCCGAGCCGGTTCAGGTCCGTGAGGTAGATCGCGCGGTTGTCGTAGACCCAGTCGTGGATGAGGGTCTTGCCCTGGGCCGCCGCCGCGATGGCCGCGAAGAAGGGCACGTTGTCGATGTTGAGGCCGGGGAAGGGCATCGGGTGGATCTTGTCGATCGGCGCCTCCAGTTTGGAGGGCCGGACGGTGAGGTCCAACAGGCGCGTACGGCCGTTGTCCGCGAAGTACTCGGCCGAGCGGTCGTGGTCGAGGCCCATCTCCTCCAGGACCGCGAGCTCGATCTCCAGGAACTCGATCGGCACCCGCTTCACCGTCAGTTCGGACTCGGTGACCACCGCGGCGGCCAGCAGGCTCATCGCCTCGACCGGGTCCTCGGACGGCGAGTAGTCGACGTCGACGTCGATCTGCGGCACGCCGTGCACGGTGAGGGTGGTCGTGCCGATGCCCTCGACGCGTATGCCCAGGGCCTCGAGGAAGAAGCAGAGGTCCTGGACCATGTAGTTCGAGGACGCGTTGCGGATGACGGTGACGCCGTCGTGGCGGGCGGCCGCGAGCAGCGCGTTCTCGGTCACGGTGTCGCCGCGCTCGGTCAGCACGATCGGGCGGCTGGGGGAGACGCCCGCCTCGACCTGCGCGTGGTAGAGCCCCTCGGTCGCCGTGATGTCCAGGCCGAACCGGCGCAGCGCGATCATGTGCGGCTCGATGGTGCGGGTGCCGAGGTCGCAGCCGCCCGCGTACGGCAGCTTGAAGTGGTCGAGGCGGTGCAGGAGCGGGCCGAGGAACATGATGATCGAGCGCGTGCGGCGGGCGGCGACCGCGTCGATGGCGTCCATGTCGAGGGCGGCCGGCGGCACGATCTCCAGGTCCACGCCGTCGTTGATCCACCGGGTGCGGACACCGATGGAGTTCAGGACCTCGAGGAGGCGGTAGACCTCCTCGATGCGGGCGACGCGGCGCAGGACCGTGCGACCCCTGTTGAGGAGCGAGGCGCACAGCAGCGCCACGCAGGCGTTCTTGCTCGTCTTCACGTCGATCGACCCGGACAGGCGGCGGCCGCCGACCACGCGCAGGTGCATCGGACCCGAGTAGCCCAGCGAGACGATTTCACTGTCGAGCGCCTCGCCTATTCGGGCGATCATCTCAAGGCTGATGTTCTGGTTGCCGCGCTCGATGCGGTTGACGGCGCTCTGGCTGGTACCGAGCGCCTCGGCGAGCTGCGACTGTGTCCAGCCCCGGTGCTGACGGGCGTCACGGATGAGCTTGCCGATACGTACGAGGTAGTCGTCTGCCATGGCCGCAGGCTATCTCAGATATGAGATGCCGCATTCCGGCGGGTCCATTGGAGTGACGGGCCGTCAACCGGCCCTGGTGGCGCGCCGGCGGGTGTGCGGGACGATGAGGAGGACGGTCCGCCGGTGGCACGGCGGGGTGGCTCGGCGAAGCCCGGGCATGACCAGTCCGGCCTCATGTACTAGAGTTATCTCGACATCGAGATATCTACAGAGGCACACCGCAGCCGCCATGCTCGGTAAGGGTTACCTAACTTAGCCTTACCTTAGCGGATCGGCGAACCCGTCGTGGCGGCAGGATGCGGTGGAACGCGCACATATATGAAGGAGACTGTCGTGTCGGCGAACAGCTTCGACGCCCGCAGCACGCTGCGCGTGGGCGACGAGTCGTACGAGATCTTCAAGCTGGACAAGGTCGAGGGCTCCGCGCGCCTCCCTTACAGCCTGAAGGTTCTCCTTGAGAACCTGCTCCGCACCGAGGACGGCGCGAACATCACCGCCGACCACATCCGTGCGCTCGGCAGCTGGGACTCCCAGGCCCAGCCGTCCCAGGAGATCCAGTTCACGCCCGCCCGCGTGATCATGCAGGACTTCACCGGTGTGCCCTGTGTCGTGGACCTCGCCACCATGCGTGAGGCCGTGAAGGAGCTCGGCGGCGACCCGGCCAAGATCAACCCGCTGGCCCCGGCCGAGCTGGTCATCGACCACTCCGTCATCGCCGACAAGTTCGGCACCGCCGACGCCTTCGGCCAGAACGTCGAGCTGGAGTACGGCCGCAACAAGGAGCGCTACCAGTTCCTGCGCTGGGGCCAGACCGCCTTCGACGAGTTCAAGGTCGTCCCCCCGGGCACCGGCATCGTGCACCAGGTGAACATCGAGCACCTCGCTCGTACGGTCATGGTCCGGGGCGGCCAGGCCTACCCCGACACCCTCGTCGGCACCGACTCGCACACCACGATGGTCAACGGCCTGGGCGTCCTGGGCTGGGGCGTCGGCGGCATCGAGGCCGAGGCCGCGATGCTCGGTCAGCCGGTCTCCATGCTCATCCCGCGCGTCGTCGGCTTCAAGCTCACCGGTGAGCTCAAGCCCGGCACCACCGCCACGGACCTCGTGCTCACGATCACCGAGATGCTGCGCAAGCACGGCGTCGTCGGCAAGTTCGTCGAGTTCTACGGTGAGGGCGTCGCCGCCACCTCCCTGGCGAACCGCGCCACCATCGGCAACATGTCGCCGGAGTTCGGCTCCACCGCCGCGATCTTCCCGATCGACGACGAGACGCTGAAGTACCTGAAGCTGACGGGCCGTGACGAGCAGCAGGTCGCGCTCGTCGAGGCGTACGCCAAGGAGCAGGGCCTCTGGCTCGACCCGGCCGCCGAGCCCGACTTCTCCGAGAAGCTGGAGCTCGACCTCTCCACGGTCGTCCCCTCCATCGCCGGCCCGAAGCGCCCGCAGGACCGCATCGTCCTCGCGAACGCCGCGCAGCAGTTCGCGCTCGACGTGCGCAACTACGTCGAGGACGACGACGAGGCGGGCAAGGAGTCCTTCCCGGCCTCCGACTCCCCGGCCACCGCCAACGGTGTCCCGTCGCGCCCGACCCTGGTCACGGCCCCCGACGGCTCGACGTACGAGATCGACCACGGCGCCGTCACCGTCGCCGCGATCACGTCCTGCACCAACACGTCGAACCCGTACGTGATGGTCGCCGCCGCGCTCGTCGCGAAGAAGGCCGTCGAGAAGGGCCTGACCCGCAAGCCGTGGGTCAAGACCACGCTCGCCCCGGGCTCGAAGGTCGTCACCGACTACTTCGACAAGG
This window contains:
- a CDS encoding helix-turn-helix domain-containing protein; the protein is MADDYLVRIGKLIRDARQHRGWTQSQLAEALGTSQSAVNRIERGNQNISLEMIARIGEALDSEIVSLGYSGPMHLRVVGGRRLSGSIDVKTSKNACVALLCASLLNRGRTVLRRVARIEEVYRLLEVLNSIGVRTRWINDGVDLEIVPPAALDMDAIDAVAARRTRSIIMFLGPLLHRLDHFKLPYAGGCDLGTRTIEPHMIALRRFGLDITATEGLYHAQVEAGVSPSRPIVLTERGDTVTENALLAAARHDGVTVIRNASSNYMVQDLCFFLEALGIRVEGIGTTTLTVHGVPQIDVDVDYSPSEDPVEAMSLLAAAVVTESELTVKRVPIEFLEIELAVLEEMGLDHDRSAEYFADNGRTRLLDLTVRPSKLEAPIDKIHPMPFPGLNIDNVPFFAAIAAAAQGKTLIHDWVYDNRAIYLTDLNRLGGRLQLLDPHRVLVEGPTRWRAAEMMCPPALRPAVVVLLAMMAAEGTSVLRNVYVINRGYEDLAERLNSVGAQIETFRDI
- a CDS encoding MFS transporter, giving the protein MTAPSPSRPSTGGFWSSTRARHLIPVAFITYSLAYLDKSNYAIASAGGMADELHLSAGLDSLIAASFFLGYFFFQIPGTIYAEQRSARRLVAWSTVLWGLLAVVQGLLSSPGQLIAVRFALGVVEGAVLPSMVMLLSRWFTHGERGRANTLLILGNPVTVMWLSALSGWLVSVTDWRVMFIVEGVPSVVWGLFCLRLIKDRPEDAGWVAPAELEVLREDRASVPAASGNLREEYGRVLRSRPVLLMAVQYFFWSFGMYGFIFWLPSIVKKGSGEGIGATGLLTAVPYAFAVVAMLLNSRLSDRSGRRKAAVWPWLGVGGLALFGSYAAGSHFPVALALLVVAGLCLYAPYGPYFALVSTLAPAGVSGAAVALVNSFGALGSFAGTYLVGWVRGTSLGDAGAFAFMAAGALVSAALMLAVREPRPSGPRPGTVNRQPTAATTA
- a CDS encoding 2-hydroxyacid dehydrogenase, with product MTDTDVLVPWSQLDQRHGPWPDGVRVHVWDGVTPASELPQDVLDAVEFWVMPYAVPDADRLLPRLPRLRAVQCLSAGVEKLQPRLPEDVTLHNGRGLHDASTAEHALGLILAAQRELPRWAADQVAGRWDPHFTRSLADSRVAIVGHGSIGSALETRLLACEAEVVRVARRARPDERVHAIADLPALLPGLDIVVLVLPENPATVGLFGPKEMAALPDGALVVNVGRGRTLDTEALLAETVTGRLRAALDVTDPEPLPADHALRHAPGVLITPHVAGGSAAFRPRAERLIVEQIRRWAAEEELLNPFPRP
- a CDS encoding NAD(P)-dependent alcohol dehydrogenase; translation: MKAVQYRTVGAAPEVVQIPVPAAGPGQVLLRMTAAGVCHSDIAVMSWPAEQLGFPLPLTLGHEGVGTVAAVGDGVTAVEAGDEVAVYGPWGCGTCAKCAEGKENYCLRAKELGIYPPGLGAPGAMAEYMVVDSPRHLVPLGGLDPVQAVPLTDAGLTPYHAIKRSLPKLVPGSAAVVIGTGGLGHVAIQLLRALSPAWVIALDVNEEKLALAREVGAHEAILSDAESVSVVRELTGGRGAEAVFDFVGAAPTVATAGGCVAVEGDVTIVGLGGGSLAVGFGTTPYEASVTAPYWGSRSELMEVLDLARAGVVSVHVETYGIDSAPTAYRRLHDGTVRGRAVILPQE
- a CDS encoding IclR family transcriptional regulator, which codes for MTTTSGDDMLGRGLRLLTVLADHPAGLGVSAAARAAALPVSSAHRLLGRLAAERFVAYDEDTRRYALGARVLELSRGFQRSPAGYSAAAAPMRRLADRTGLPAIAGILHDTDVLLVLTAQGTQHLQLRSAEGTRNAWHATSLGKVLVAGLPERERDELLAADLSAVTARTVTDPAAVREELDAVRERGWAEVDEENEVGVRSIAVAVPPPHGQAPRLAVSLGAAVALTGADELRAHVPALRACAEDIAAHMDH
- a CDS encoding RidA family protein, with product MSGIERINPPELSPPTGFSHAVTATGGRLVFLAGQTALDADGKITGDTLPEQFARALTNLLTALRHAGGTPDTLARVTVYATDIADYRTHARELGRIWRESAGRDYPAMAVIGTTRLWDEQALVELDGLAVLPD
- the acnA gene encoding aconitate hydratase AcnA is translated as MSANSFDARSTLRVGDESYEIFKLDKVEGSARLPYSLKVLLENLLRTEDGANITADHIRALGSWDSQAQPSQEIQFTPARVIMQDFTGVPCVVDLATMREAVKELGGDPAKINPLAPAELVIDHSVIADKFGTADAFGQNVELEYGRNKERYQFLRWGQTAFDEFKVVPPGTGIVHQVNIEHLARTVMVRGGQAYPDTLVGTDSHTTMVNGLGVLGWGVGGIEAEAAMLGQPVSMLIPRVVGFKLTGELKPGTTATDLVLTITEMLRKHGVVGKFVEFYGEGVAATSLANRATIGNMSPEFGSTAAIFPIDDETLKYLKLTGRDEQQVALVEAYAKEQGLWLDPAAEPDFSEKLELDLSTVVPSIAGPKRPQDRIVLANAAQQFALDVRNYVEDDDEAGKESFPASDSPATANGVPSRPTLVTAPDGSTYEIDHGAVTVAAITSCTNTSNPYVMVAAALVAKKAVEKGLTRKPWVKTTLAPGSKVVTDYFDKAGLTPYLDKVGFNLVGYGCTTCIGNSGPLPEEVSKAVNEHDLAVTSVLSGNRNFEGRINPDVKMNYLASPPLVVAYAIAGSMKVDITKDALGTDQDGKPVYLADIWPTEAEVNDVVANSIGEDMFNKSYQDVFAGDAQWQALSIPTGNTFEWDSESTYVRKPPYFEGMTMETTPVSDITGARVLAKLGDSVTTDHISPAGAIKADTPAGQYLTEHGVQRRDFNSYGSRRGNHEVMIRGTFANIRLRNQIAPGTEGGYTRDFTQADGPVSFIYDASRNYIEQGTPLAILAGKEYGSGSSRDWAAKGTALLGVKAVIAESYERIHRSNLIGMGVLPLQFPEGASAESLGLTGEETFSFTGVEELNNGTTPRTVKVTTDTGVEFDAVVRIDTPGEADYYRNGGIMQYVLRSLIRK